TTACTTGGTATCTTTTAGCCTTCACAAATGCATCAACGTCAGGCGTCAAAATCCtgaataaaaagtcaatttcagAATGTCACTTAAGTGGTACGTGGACATTATAATGGCGGTCAGTGCGACCttcagtggacaaaattagcaacaagttgcttttaaaacaataataattaaaaaaatttaaaaaatcggAATGAACTGCCTACCCATCAGACACTACAACgtgatttttgttcttttacttTTGGCCACAATTTTGACGTAATAATCGTGCACACGAGGCTTTCCCGGGAGACAAACGTCTCAGCAGCGTGACCTGGGTcctccccggggtctcctcccggtgggacgtgcccggaacagttcccatacacaaacaaccatgtaTGTAACGTTGAACCTGATGATAATAAATGTTTACTCCACCATGTATAAAACTGTACTGTAATTTGGAGGCAGTGTGGATGAGAAAATCCCAAATAAATTGTGACGTTTGCTGCCAATTCTGGTTTTGAAACGTCTTTGAAGACCACCAAAAGACTCACATTCATGTGACTATTCAGGCCCATCATGTTGAGTGTATGTAAACGTCTGTAATCGTTCAAGTATCACCGCCTGCCATGGATAACGGCACACAGCACTGCAGTTCTTATTAGCTTTGATGAATTTATTGATTTCACGTCTGTACGTTATTAAACTCACCCTTCTTTTTTTCAGGATCAGCTGTACACTTTACAGcaggtcagtttttttttttttttttttccaatctgcTTAAAGCTTCATTCAACACTGCTCATCTCAACAACACACTTGTGTCTCTTAACATGATGCTTACTCGAGAATCTTCGGTCACACACACTGCAACTGAATGGTTTctcacctgtgtgtgttcttgcgtgtCTTGTTAAATTTGCCTTCATAGAAAATCTTTGCCCGCAAACTggacaggcaaaaggtttctccccagtgtgtgttcttgtgtgtgttgttaaatTTGTCTTCGTTgcgaatctttgaccacaaattgagcaTGCAAAAGCCTTCTCTCTAGAGTGCGTTACTGTGTGTGTTACTAAATCTCCTTTCAAAGTGaaactttgaccacaaactgagcaggcaaaaggtttttctccagtgtgcatttgtgtgtgtgtgactaaaGTTGTCTTTGCACTGAATCTTTCATGACAAACTaagcaagcaaaaggtttctctccagtatgtgttcttgtgtgtctcaTCAAATCTGTCTTTAAAATGAATCGTTTCTCACAAACTGAAcacacaaaaggtttctctccagtgtgcctTCTTACATGCGTTGTTAAATTTTTCTTCAAAGTGAATCTTTTCTCACAaaatgagcatgcaaaaggcttctctccagtgtgtgttcttgtatgTGATGTTAAGTTTTTCTTCAAAGCAAATTTTTTCTCGCAAACTGCGCAGGCAAAAGGGTTTCTCcccggtgtgtgttcttgcaTGTTTCCTTAAGTTTCCCATTTGAGAGAATCGTTGatcgcaaactgagcaggcaaatggtttctccccagtgtgtgttcttgtgtgggtttttaaATCTCTCTTCAATTTGAATCGTTTCCCGCAAACCGCACagggaaaaggtttctctccagtatggATTCTCATGTGTAATCTCAAACTGCCCTTTGAACgaaatgtttttccacaaagAGAACATTCCCATCGTGTATgatcagtgtgacatgtcatatcaccgTTGGGGTATTCATCCTCATCACCGTCATCATCATGATCATGAGAGTGTGACGttatgtcgtcactatctgatagcGGAGCTAAGAGGCGGTCTGATTGGGATCCgccatcaccttctgttgtcatgtgttgacttgagctgctgcttggaggctccgcccctcgGTTGGCTTCACTTTGACCTTTATCTTCATCTTCTTCACTCTTAAAAGGAACAAAGGTCAATGGAAACTTGATGAGGTtgtgctcctcttcctccttaatGTAGAGGGTCTCtccgtcctcctcttcctctttaaggTGAAGGGGATCTGGCTGTACTTCCATGATAACGTAAGggggctcctcctcctcttcctcctttatGTGCGTTGACTCTGGTTCCTGTTGCTCAGGATGAAGATCATCACAGGCGTCTGCaggacacaagaagacaaacacacatttggTTTGGTAAAGTCAAATCTCATGCTGGGATGTTgag
This sequence is a window from Phycodurus eques isolate BA_2022a chromosome 2, UOR_Pequ_1.1, whole genome shotgun sequence. Protein-coding genes within it:
- the LOC133418259 gene encoding zinc finger protein 771-like yields the protein MCGTEDEHERPRPPLVLPAADACDDLHPEQQEPESTHIKEEEEEEPPYVIMEVQPDPLHLKEEEEDGETLYIKEEEEHNLIKFPLTFVPFKSEEDEDKGQSEANRGAEPPSSSSSQHMTTEGDGGSQSDRLLAPLSDSDDITSHSHDHDDDGDEDEYPNGDMTCHTDHTRWECSLCGKTFRSKGSLRLHMRIHTGEKPFPCAVCGKRFKLKRDLKTHTRTHTGEKPFACSVCDQRFSQMGNLRKHARTHTGEKPFCLRSLREKICFEEKLNITYKNTHWREAFCMLIL